A genome region from Cutaneotrichosporon cavernicola HIS019 DNA, chromosome: 5 includes the following:
- a CDS encoding uncharacterized protein (Chromatin assembly factor 1 subunit A) produces MSVIDLSMSSPVSDPPESPKPGKRKAESDDEVSHDKGKKAKPNGRIEIKGGKVHLRQDAYQRVLPRRRLLNFEGWLLDTEEAGTASSAIPDEFFDLIVMAGHELSSSSEASFIKSLKAELVKGDSGDTLKNELLTPLVTQLFTLKQYGFQSSDFGVSRIPARLQIRCWEANDLDKYFPAERVSELLARRAERMSDAEKSEFLKGEKPEKKDGKLDIDPAGQSTPSTFTGPAKDRTTCENSAASTRARSASPSKRSKKLTPADEAEAKKRKEEKEAEKAEKRKDLEAKEAKREEKRKEHEEKKKELEEKRQVREEKKAEKERVQQKKAKVKAKQTSMFSNFFTKTAPPDSRAKTPEAGPSAVKVKVSDFQLMFPPVAQRVNVDWAPINQFTSKPSFSAGSPAAAATWTKKDFLRDHLNRHKLRRHNPRSVHGRGLKSEPLYGTVAQMWSAYQEAEDPRAVLDELTNMRKFPWKTLAFDQQARPPYVGTFTKKSLAVGPRTPFAQDPVFDYSYDSADDWQEDDEGGEDVDEPVDDGDDEAPTEDEGEFDDWLDNTEDPIFSKGADGDIVMAESTHLASPKKRVPVKRITKLNPTWQGPVWEQIIAGPTEGLDEYRIQLLNDTPSTIDPFKYQSSDVLPQFKTTFSDTAVGNQLRVRCLLAAQTTNAPQFAPVQPQQSMPLGDASSAANTTGPKGRNPKVAFPQKHLPEFLRIVDGNTRILTDLISLLKIRFDKVTTKAAIEAKIREVAVREGKSKDSEWKVKPEAWTAAGVAPPVRGLSAAGGPSTDA; encoded by the exons AGCCTgggaagcgcaaggcggaGA GCGATGACGAAGTATCGCACGACAAGGGAAAGAAAGCGAAGCCCAATG GCCGTATCGAGATCaagggagggaaggttcATCTCCGTCAAGATGCATATCAACGGGTGCTTCCCCGTCGAC GTCTCCTGAACTTTGAGGGTTGGCTGCTGGACACTGAGGAAGCAGGAACAGCCTCGTCCGCGATTCCCGACGAGTTCTTCGATCTCATTGTCATGGCTGGACATGAGCTATCATCGAGCTCCGAAGCCAGTTTCATCAAGAGCCTGAAAGCGGAACTGGTGAAAGGGGATTCTGGAG ACACTCTGAAAAACGAGCTCCTCACGCCGCTTGTCACCCAGCTGTTCACCCTGAAGCAGTACGGCTTTCAGTCTTCCGACTTCGGCGTCTCGCGGATTCCAGCTCGTCTGCAGATCCGCTGCTGGGAAGCCAATGACCTCGACAAGTACTTCCCTGCAGAACGCGTCtccgagctcctcgcccgccgtGCTGAGC GCAtgagcgacgccgagaagTCCGAGTTCTTGAAGGGCGAGAAGCCGGAGAAGAAAGACGGCAAGTTGGACATCGACCCCGCTGGCCAGTCCACGCCGTCCACTTTCACTGGCCCCGCGAAGGATAGGACAACCTGCGAGAACTCAGCAGCGTCCACTAGAGCTCGCAGCGCATCTCCATCCAAGCGCTCGAAGAAGTTGACGCCGGCAGAC gaggcggaggcgaagaagcgcaaggaggagaaggaggccgagaaagcggagaagcgcaaggaTTTGGAAGCgaaggaggccaagcgGGAGGAGAAACGCAAGGAGcacgaggagaagaagaaggaaCTAGAGGAGAAGCGGCAAGtccgcgaggagaagaaggc GGAAAAAGAGCGCGTCCagcagaagaaggccaaggtgAAGGCCAAGCAGACCAGCATGTTTTCCAACTTCTTCACGAAGACTGCACCTCCAGACTCGCGGGCCAAGACGCCTGAAGCAGGGCCATCGG CTGTGAAAGTGAAGGTGTCAGACTTCCAGCTCATGTTCCCGCCCGTAGCCCAGCGCGTGAACGTCGACTGGGCGCCAATTAACCAGTTCACATCCAAGCCTTCCTTCTCCGCTGGTTCGcccgccgctgctgctACTTGGACTAAGAAAG ACTTCCTTAGGGACCACTTGAACCGCCACAAGCTTCGGCGTCATAACCCACGATCTGTGCATGGTCGCGGACTCAAGTCCGAACCACTCTATGGAACGGTTGCGCAGATGTGGTCGGCTTATCAGGAAGCAGAGGACCCGAGGGCGGTGTTGGATGAGCTCACCAACATGCGCAAGTTCCCTTGGAAGACGCTCGCGTTCGATCAACAGGCCCGCCCGCCCTACGTTGGCACCTTCACGAAGAAGTCGCTGGCTGTTGGACCTCGCACGCCTTTCGCCCAAGACCCCGTGTTCGACTACTCCTACGATTCGGCCGACGACTGgcaggaggacgacgaaggtggcgaggacgtggaCGAGCCTGTcgatgacggcgacgacgaggctcCGACAGAAGATGAGGGCGAATTTGACGACTGGCTTGACAACACGGAGGACCCGATTTTCTCCAAAGGAGCGGACGGCGACATCGTCATGGCAGAATCTACGCATTTGGCCTCTCCCAAAAAACGTGTGCCCGTGAAGCGCATCACGAAGCTCAATCCAACCTGGCAAGGGCCTGTTTGGGAACAGATCATTGCCGGACCAACAGAGGGACTGGACGAATACCGCATCCAGCTGCTTAATG acaCTCCTTCCACTATTGATCCATTCAAATACCAGTCAAGCGACGTGCTGCCTCAGTTCAAGACGACCTTCAGCGACACGGCTGTAGGCAACCAGCTGCGTGTACGGTGTCTCTTGGCCGCGCAGACAACCAACGCACCACAGTTTGCACCAGTCCAGCCTCAGCAATCGATGCCGCTAGGCGATGCTTCCTCAGCTGCGAACACCACCGGCCCGAAGGGACGCAACCCAAAGGTGGCGTTCCCGCAGAAGCACCTGCCCGAATTCCTCCgcatcgtcgacggcaaCACGCGGATCCTGACAGACCTCATCTCACTTCTCAAGATACGGTTTGACAAGGTGACGACGAAGGCTGCGATCGAGGCGAAGATCCGCGAAGTGGCCGTTCGAGAAGGGAAGAGCAAGGACTCGGAGTGGAAGGTCAAACCAGAGGCTTGGACCGCTGCAGGCGTCGCACCCCCTGTGCGTGGCCTGTCCGCTGCCGGAGGACCATCGACGGACGCGTAG